In Nymphaea colorata isolate Beijing-Zhang1983 chromosome 5, ASM883128v2, whole genome shotgun sequence, one genomic interval encodes:
- the LOC126410079 gene encoding uncharacterized protein LOC126410079, which yields MEDQKSPSFLPASKVKGLRFGGQLLIKNFTIRRASPPQLLRLLPSAAAAAAAVSTTGSSSSPFSSTAAYLPTNFTILAHHALHTLTLGLGTKKSKVVIFVFESGALRAGVERSWPSEIALGEVNRRLIRGLAGFEMARFKFRKGCITFYVYAVRRAGSAGFSSGEELRRVVQAVASLNDFLDHTAMLAMPHQKSLSHIPSVRLTTMAH from the coding sequence ATGGAGGATCAGAAGAGTCCCTCCTTCCTTCCAGCATCCAAGGTCAAGGGCCTCCGCTTCGGCGGCCAGCTCCTCATCAAGAACTTCACCATCCGCCGCGCCTCTCCTCCCCAACTCCTCCGCCTCCTCCcctccgccgccgccgccgctgccgccgtgTCCACCACCggttcctcctcctccccttttTCCTCCACGGCCGCTTACCTGCCCACCAACTTCACCATCCTCGCCCACCACGCCCTCCACACCCTTACCCTCGGCCTCGGTACCAAGAAGTCCAAGGTCGTCATCTTCGTCTTCGAGTCCGGCGCCCTCAGGGCCGGCGTCGAGCGGTCGTGGCCGTCGGAGATCGCGCTGGGGGAGGTCAACCGCCGGCTCATCCGCGGGCTCGCCGGGTTCGAGATGGCGCGGTTCAAGTTTAGGAAAGGTTGCATTACTTTCTACGTCTACGCCGTGAGGCGGGCGGGAAGCGCCGGCTTCTCCAGCGGCGAGGAGCTCAGAAGGGTCGTCCAGGCCGTCGCCTCCCTCAACGACTTCTTGGACCATACCGCCATGCTCGCCATGCCTCATCAGAAGAGCCTATCTCACATCCCCTCCGTCCGCCTTACCACCATGGCtcactaa
- the LOC116255181 gene encoding glucan endo-1,3-beta-glucosidase-like: MARKPPSLITSIAAAPLLLLLLLGLVATTNAVVPRVGVNYGTVADNLPPPRQVAEFLQSRTSIDRVKLFGSDPTQIQAFAGTGIAVTVAVANGEVLSLVNPGGAAQWVATHVSPFVPATNITRISVGNEILATADKNLIAHLLPAMRSLHNALSAAGLRHIQVSTPHSLGILSVSQPPSSGRFRRGYDRVIFAPMLEFLRSIGSPFMVNPYPYFGYTPATLNYAIFQPNAGIYDPATGHNYTNMFDGQMDAVYSAMKRLGYGDVEIVVAETGWPSAGDPGQVGVSLEAAESYNGNLIRHVTSGVGTPLMPGRKFETFIFSLFNENLKPGPTAERNFGLFRPDFTPVYNVGVALDQSGDASPVTPAPSSAGKKWCVPKADVDGGALQKNIDYVCSSGVDCSPIQPGGACFQPSTVKSHAAYAMNAYFQSAGRHDFNCDFAGTGVMTATDPSYGNCIYAA, translated from the exons ATGGCCCGAAAACCACCGTCACTGATCACCAGCATAGCGGCGGCGccgctcctcctcctcctccttctcggCCTGGTTGCCACCACCAACGCTGTCGTGCCACGAGTCGGGGTTAACTATGGGACAGTCGCAGACAACCTCCCGCCGCCTCGGCAGGTGGCGGAGTTCCTCCAGAGCCGCACATCCATCGACCGTGTGAAGCTCTTCGGATCCGATCCCACTCAGATCCAGGCTTTCGCCGGGACTGGCATCGCCGTCACGGTGGCCGTGGCTAACGGCGAGGTGCTCTCCCTGGTGAACCCCGGCGGAGCCGCCCAGTGGGTCGCCACCCACGTCTCTCCCTTTGTCCCCGCCACCAATATCACCCGCATCTCTGTCGGCAACGAGATCCTCGCCACCGCCGATAAGAACCTCATCGCCCACCTCCTCCCTGCCATGCGCTCCCTCCACAACGCCCTCTCCGCCGCCGGCCTCCGCCACATCCAGGTCTCTACCCCGCATTCCCTCGGCATCCTTTCCGTCTCCCAGCCCCCGTCCTCCGGCCGCTTCCGCCGTGGCTATGACCGCGTTATCTTCGCCCCGATGCTCGAGTTCCTCCGCTCCATCGGCTCGCCCTTCATGGTTAACCCGTACCCTTACTTCGGTTATACTCCGGCTACCTTGAACTACGCCATATTCCAGCCGAACGCCGGCATCTACGACCCCGCCACGGGACACAACTACACCAACATGTTCGATGGCCAGATGGACGCCGTCTACTCGGCGATGAAGCGCCTCGGCTACGGCGACGTGGAGATCGTGGTGGCGGAGACCGGATGGCCGTCCGCCGGCGATCCCGGCCAGGTCGGCGTGAGCCTCGAAGCCGCCGAGTCCTACAACGGGAACCTCATCCGCCACGTCACGTCCGGCGTGGGGACGCCGCTGATGCCCGGTCGGAAGTTTGAGACGTTCATCTTCTCGCTCTTCAACGAGAACCTCAAGCCCGGGCCGACCGCCGAGCGCAACTTCGGTCTCTTCCGCCCCGACTTCACGCCCGTCTACAACGTCGGCGTCGCGCTCGATCAG TCAGGGGACGCTTCGCCGGTGACTCCGGCGCCATCGTCGGCAGGGAAGAAGTGGTGCGTGCCGAAGGCGGACGTGGACGGCGGGGCGCTGCAGAAAAACATCGATTACGTGTGCAGCTCGGGGGTCGACTGTTCGCCGATACAGCCGGGTGGCGCGTGCTTCCAGCCCTCAACCGTCAAGTCCCACGCCGCTTACGCCATGAACGCTTATTTCCAATCCGCCGGCCGCCACGACTTCAATTGTGACTTCGCCGGTACTGGCGTCATGACCGCCACCGACCCCA GCTACGGCAACTGCATCTACGCAGCGTGA
- the LOC116253954 gene encoding target of rapamycin complex subunit LST8 isoform X2 — MPQSQPSVILATAGYDHTIRFWEARSGRCYRTLQYPDSQVNRLEITPDKQRIAAAGNPHIKLFDVNSNSPQPVLTYDSHTNNVMAVGFQCEGNWMYSGSEDGTVKIWDLRAPGCQREYESRAAVNTVVLHPNQTELISGDQNGNIRVWDLTANSCSCELVPEVDTAVRSLTVMWDGSLVVAANNHGTCYVWRLLRGTQTMTNFEPLHKLQAHSGYILKCLLSPEFCEPNRYLATTSSDQTVKIWNVDGFTLERTLTGHQRWVWDCVFSVDGAYLITASSDTTARLWNMATGEAIRVYQGHHKAAVCCALHDGTETSPS; from the exons ATGCCTCAATCTCAACCTTCCGTCATCCTAGCCACAGCGGGTTACGACCACACGATCAGGTTCTGGGAGGCGCGTAGCGGTCGCTGCTACCGAACCCTTCAATACCCAGAttct CAAGTCAACCGCTTGGAGATCACTCCCGATAAACAACGTATAGCTGCGGCGGGCAACCCTCATATTAAGTTGTTCGATGTCAACTCCAACAGCCCTCAACCG GTGCTTACCTATGATTCCCACACTAATAATGTCATGGCCGTTGGATTCCAATGTGAGGGAAACTGGATGTATTCTGGTTCTGAAGATGGTACCGTAAAGATTTGGGATTTGAG GGCACCTGGTTGCCAGAGGGAATATGAAAGCCGGGCTGCTGTTAACACAGTTGTGCTGCATCCAAACCAG ACAGAATTGATATCTGGAgatcaaaatgggaatataCGTGTATGGGATTTAACTGCAAATTCATGTAGCTGCGAATTG GTTCCAGAGGTCGATACAGCTGTAAGATCATTGACTGTCATGTGGGATGGGAGTTTAGTTGTAGCAGCAAACAACCATGGCACATGTTATGTGTGGCGCTTGTTGCGTGGAACACAG ACAATGACTAATTTTGAGCCGTTACACAAGCTACAAGCACATAGTGGTTATATCTTAAAGTGTTTACTGTCACCTGAATTCTGTGAGCCTAACAG GTATTTGGCCACAACGTCATCTGATCAGACGGTTAAGATATGGAATGTTGATGGTTTTACTCTGGAGCGAACTTTAACAG GACATCAACGTTGGGTGTGGGACTGTGTCTTCTCAGTCGACGGTGCTTACTTAATTACGG CTTCTTCAGATACAACTGCAAGGTTGTGGAACATGGCAACTGGTGAGGCTATCAGAGTTTACCAAGGGCACCACAAAGCAGCTGTTTGCTGTGCACTCCATGATGGTACGGAAACGTCTCCATCCTGA
- the LOC116253954 gene encoding target of rapamycin complex subunit LST8-1 isoform X1, protein MPQSQPSVILATAGYDHTIRFWEARSGRCYRTLQYPDSQVNRLEITPDKQRIAAAGNPHIKLFDVNSNSPQPVLTYDSHTNNVMAVGFQCEGNWMYSGSEDGTVKIWDLRAPGCQREYESRAAVNTVVLHPNQTELISGDQNGNIRVWDLTANSCSCELVPEVDTAVRSLTVMWDGSLVVAANNHGTCYVWRLLRGTQTMTNFEPLHKLQAHSGYILKCLLSPEFCEPNRYLATTSSDQTVKIWNVDGFTLERTLTGHQRWVWDCVFSVDGAYLITASSDTTARLWNMATGEAIRVYQGHHKAAVCCALHDGHSLSELLS, encoded by the exons ATGCCTCAATCTCAACCTTCCGTCATCCTAGCCACAGCGGGTTACGACCACACGATCAGGTTCTGGGAGGCGCGTAGCGGTCGCTGCTACCGAACCCTTCAATACCCAGAttct CAAGTCAACCGCTTGGAGATCACTCCCGATAAACAACGTATAGCTGCGGCGGGCAACCCTCATATTAAGTTGTTCGATGTCAACTCCAACAGCCCTCAACCG GTGCTTACCTATGATTCCCACACTAATAATGTCATGGCCGTTGGATTCCAATGTGAGGGAAACTGGATGTATTCTGGTTCTGAAGATGGTACCGTAAAGATTTGGGATTTGAG GGCACCTGGTTGCCAGAGGGAATATGAAAGCCGGGCTGCTGTTAACACAGTTGTGCTGCATCCAAACCAG ACAGAATTGATATCTGGAgatcaaaatgggaatataCGTGTATGGGATTTAACTGCAAATTCATGTAGCTGCGAATTG GTTCCAGAGGTCGATACAGCTGTAAGATCATTGACTGTCATGTGGGATGGGAGTTTAGTTGTAGCAGCAAACAACCATGGCACATGTTATGTGTGGCGCTTGTTGCGTGGAACACAG ACAATGACTAATTTTGAGCCGTTACACAAGCTACAAGCACATAGTGGTTATATCTTAAAGTGTTTACTGTCACCTGAATTCTGTGAGCCTAACAG GTATTTGGCCACAACGTCATCTGATCAGACGGTTAAGATATGGAATGTTGATGGTTTTACTCTGGAGCGAACTTTAACAG GACATCAACGTTGGGTGTGGGACTGTGTCTTCTCAGTCGACGGTGCTTACTTAATTACGG CTTCTTCAGATACAACTGCAAGGTTGTGGAACATGGCAACTGGTGAGGCTATCAGAGTTTACCAAGGGCACCACAAAGCAGCTGTTTGCTGTGCACTCCATGATG GTCATTCATTGTCAGAACTACTTAGTTGA